In Rutidosis leptorrhynchoides isolate AG116_Rl617_1_P2 chromosome 2, CSIRO_AGI_Rlap_v1, whole genome shotgun sequence, one genomic interval encodes:
- the LOC139891728 gene encoding uncharacterized protein, which produces MNGMDKSIGELHGMLRTAETSMGKRALPVLAIDQSGSKGNTSKPKVAKRKGPAHQGKGKGKMVTPTINKAKKKKVAEKANPKEDPCFGCGEMGHWKRNCPVYLKELKDKRDAGQTSGVQKK; this is translated from the exons atgaatgggatggataagagcataggtgagcttcacggtatgcttagaacggcggaaactagcatgggtaaaagggctttacccgtgttagcaatcgatcaaagtgggtccaaaggtaacacctctaagccaaaggtggctaagagaaaaggacccgcccatcaaggcaaagggaaggggaagatggttaccccaaccatcaacaaggctaagaagaaaaaggtagccgagaaggcaaaccccaaggaagacccatgtttcggttgcggtgagatgggtcattggaaacgaaactgtccggtttatcttaaggagttgaaggacaagagggatgcagggcaaacctcag gggttcaaaagaagtag